The following coding sequences lie in one Yoonia sp. G8-12 genomic window:
- the infB gene encoding translation initiation factor IF-2 encodes MSDNDGKKTLGLGGSRPSNVKQSFSHGRTKNVVVETKRKRVVVPKPGAAKPATTGGPVGGDPKKRPAGISDVELERRMNALRLAKAREAEEAAAREAEEKERAAEREARRAEMEAKEAEDREREERAKAKAEEEERKAAAAAKAKAIADAPPAAAAAPGETEISRPSAAPRKAERATDARDKAAKPKSNRGNDDGRRSGKLTLNDAMAGREGGRQRSMAAMKRKQDRARAKAMGGSVEREKVFREVALPEAITVSELANRMAERVADVVKALMTNGIMATQNQTIDADTAELIIEEFGHTVVRVSDADVEDVIQAVQDKPEDLKPRPPIITIMGHVDHGKTSLLDAIRNAKVVAGEAGGITQHIGAYQVTTESGAVLSFLDTPGHAAFTSMRSRGAQVTDIVVLVVAADDAVMPQTIEAINHAKAAKVPMIVAINKIDKPEANPDKVRTDLLQHEVIVEKMSGDVQDVEVSAITGKGLDELLEAIALQAEILELKANPDRAAEGAVIEAQLDVGRGPVATVLIQNGTLRQGDIFVVGEQYGKVRALINDKGERVQEAGPAVPVEVLGLNGTPEAGDVLNVVDTDAQAREIAEYREKAAKEKRAAAGAATTLEQLMANAKADENVSELPIVVKADVQGSAEAIVQAMEKIGNDEVRVRVLHSGVGAITETDIGLAEASGAPVFGFNVRANASARNTANQKGVEIRYYSVIYDLVDDVKAAASGLLSAEIREKFIGYANIKEVFKVSNVGKVAGCLVTEGVARRSAGVRLLRDNVVIHEGTLKTLKRFKDEVPEVQSGQECGMAFENYEDIRPNDVIEIFEREEVERNL; translated from the coding sequence ATGAGCGATAACGACGGTAAAAAGACACTCGGCCTTGGTGGTTCACGCCCTTCAAACGTGAAGCAGAGTTTTAGCCATGGGCGGACCAAGAACGTCGTGGTGGAAACCAAACGCAAGCGCGTTGTGGTGCCCAAGCCGGGTGCGGCCAAGCCCGCGACGACAGGTGGCCCCGTTGGCGGTGACCCAAAGAAACGCCCTGCCGGCATCTCTGATGTCGAGTTGGAGCGCCGGATGAACGCGCTGCGGCTTGCGAAAGCCCGCGAAGCCGAAGAAGCCGCCGCCCGCGAGGCCGAAGAGAAAGAACGTGCTGCCGAGCGCGAAGCGCGCCGCGCCGAGATGGAGGCCAAAGAGGCCGAAGATCGTGAGCGTGAGGAACGCGCCAAGGCGAAAGCCGAGGAAGAAGAGCGCAAAGCCGCTGCCGCCGCGAAAGCCAAGGCTATCGCAGATGCGCCGCCGGCCGCTGCTGCTGCCCCTGGCGAAACCGAGATTTCGCGCCCGTCTGCGGCACCGCGCAAAGCGGAGCGTGCCACTGACGCGCGTGACAAGGCAGCCAAGCCAAAATCAAACCGTGGCAACGACGATGGTCGCCGGTCCGGCAAGCTAACGCTGAATGACGCGATGGCAGGCCGTGAAGGCGGGCGTCAGCGGTCAATGGCGGCAATGAAGCGCAAGCAGGATCGCGCCCGTGCGAAAGCCATGGGTGGATCGGTTGAACGTGAAAAGGTATTCCGCGAAGTGGCGCTGCCAGAGGCGATTACCGTCTCCGAGCTTGCCAACCGGATGGCCGAGCGTGTTGCTGACGTTGTCAAAGCGCTGATGACCAACGGGATCATGGCGACGCAGAACCAGACAATTGATGCCGATACCGCGGAATTGATCATCGAAGAGTTTGGTCACACCGTTGTGCGTGTGTCCGATGCTGACGTCGAAGATGTCATTCAGGCCGTTCAGGATAAACCTGAAGACCTGAAGCCGCGTCCGCCGATCATCACGATCATGGGTCACGTCGACCACGGTAAAACATCGCTGCTCGATGCGATCCGCAACGCAAAAGTTGTTGCCGGTGAAGCAGGCGGGATCACACAGCATATCGGTGCCTATCAGGTAACAACCGAGAGTGGCGCTGTCTTGTCGTTCTTGGATACACCGGGTCACGCGGCGTTTACGTCGATGCGTTCACGCGGTGCTCAGGTCACGGACATTGTTGTGCTTGTGGTGGCTGCGGATGACGCTGTGATGCCGCAAACGATTGAGGCGATTAACCACGCCAAGGCAGCTAAGGTGCCGATGATCGTGGCGATCAACAAAATCGACAAACCCGAAGCAAACCCCGACAAAGTACGCACCGATCTGTTGCAGCATGAAGTGATCGTCGAAAAAATGTCCGGCGATGTGCAGGACGTTGAAGTGTCGGCCATCACCGGCAAAGGTCTTGATGAACTGCTTGAAGCGATTGCGCTGCAGGCCGAGATTCTGGAACTCAAAGCGAACCCTGACCGCGCCGCCGAAGGTGCCGTGATCGAGGCGCAGCTTGACGTGGGTCGCGGTCCGGTTGCGACTGTGTTGATCCAGAACGGTACCTTGCGCCAGGGCGATATCTTTGTTGTGGGCGAGCAGTACGGTAAGGTTCGTGCGCTGATCAACGACAAAGGCGAGCGCGTGCAAGAAGCGGGTCCTGCGGTTCCGGTTGAGGTACTTGGCCTGAACGGCACACCAGAAGCGGGCGACGTATTGAACGTGGTTGATACCGATGCGCAGGCGCGAGAAATCGCCGAGTATCGTGAAAAGGCCGCGAAAGAGAAACGCGCCGCTGCGGGTGCTGCGACGACGCTGGAACAGCTGATGGCGAATGCCAAGGCCGATGAAAACGTCAGCGAATTGCCGATTGTGGTAAAAGCAGACGTGCAAGGTTCGGCGGAAGCGATCGTGCAAGCGATGGAAAAGATCGGCAACGACGAAGTCCGCGTGCGGGTTCTGCACTCGGGCGTTGGCGCGATCACGGAAACTGATATCGGCCTTGCCGAGGCATCGGGCGCCCCCGTCTTTGGCTTTAACGTACGTGCGAATGCCTCTGCACGGAACACAGCCAACCAAAAGGGTGTCGAGATCCGCTACTACTCGGTCATCTACGACCTTGTAGATGATGTGAAAGCGGCGGCCTCTGGTCTGCTCTCTGCGGAGATCCGTGAAAAGTTCATCGGCTACGCCAACATAAAAGAGGTCTTCAAGGTCTCGAATGTGGGTAAAGTTGCCGGTTGTCTTGTGACCGAAGGCGTGGCGCGTCGTTCCGCTGGCGTACGCCTGCTGCGTGACAACGTGGTGATCCACGAAGGCACGCTGAAAACGCTCAAGCGCTTTAAGGACGAGGTGCCAGAGGTACAGTCCGGGCAAGAATGTGGCATGGCGTTTGAGAATTACGAAGACATCCGCCCGAACGACGTGATCGAGATTTTCGAACGCGAAGAGGTCGAACGGAACCTTTGA
- a CDS encoding RNA-binding protein, translating to MARGGHNKDRDDAERKCIVTGEVQPKAGLIRFVVGPDNQVVPDILGKLPGRGMYVTANRDVLEEAKKGQFSRSAKQAVTVPDGLVEEVERQLARRTVDLIALTRKAGRAVCGFEKVKGWLAGGERVRVLVQASDGSERGKTKLWTPEGARYFGCLTSTELGLAFGRQSVIHGALATGRLSDRVVEEATKLRGLREGNGGDTASGKDKEAK from the coding sequence ATGGCGCGTGGTGGCCATAACAAAGACCGGGATGATGCCGAACGCAAGTGCATCGTCACGGGTGAGGTGCAGCCAAAGGCTGGGCTGATCCGCTTTGTTGTGGGGCCGGATAATCAGGTTGTACCTGATATTCTGGGGAAACTGCCGGGCCGGGGCATGTATGTGACGGCTAACCGTGATGTGCTTGAAGAAGCGAAAAAGGGTCAGTTTTCACGCTCTGCCAAGCAGGCCGTGACTGTGCCGGATGGTTTGGTGGAGGAAGTTGAGCGCCAACTTGCCCGCCGCACCGTTGATCTGATCGCATTGACCCGCAAAGCGGGCCGTGCGGTGTGTGGATTTGAAAAGGTAAAGGGCTGGCTTGCCGGTGGTGAGCGGGTTCGCGTCTTGGTTCAGGCCTCTGATGGGTCGGAACGGGGTAAAACGAAACTATGGACGCCCGAAGGTGCCCGATACTTTGGCTGCCTGACGTCAACCGAATTGGGTTTGGCATTTGGGCGGCAAAGTGTGATACATGGCGCGCTTGCGACTGGCAGACTCAGCGATCGTGTTGTAGAGGAAGCCACAAAGCTACGCGGATTACGCGAAGGGAACGGTGGCGATACGGCCTCCGGGAAGGATAAAGAAGCTAAATGA
- the nusA gene encoding transcription termination factor NusA, which translates to MAYTSANQLELLQTAEAVAREKNIEPGLVVEAMEESLARAAKSRYGAEMDIRVSIDRKTGKATFTRVRTVVEDEELENYQAEFTVEQAKEYMENPEVGQQFIEEVPPVELGRIAAQSAKQVILQKVREAERDKQYEEFKDRAGTIINALVKREEYGNVIVDVGAGEAVLRRNEKIGREAYRPNDRIRCYIKEVRREQRGPQIFLSRTAPEFMAELFKMEVPEIYEGIIEIKAVARDPGSRAKIAVISYDNSIDPVGACVGMRGSRVQAVVNELQGEKIDIIPWNEDMPTFLVNALQPAEVSKVVLDEEAGKIEVVVPEEQLSLAIGRRGQNVRLASQLTGLDIDIMTEEEESKRRQAEFELRTKLFMDTLDLDEFFAQLLVSEGFTNLEEVAYVELDELLVIEGVDDDTAAELQARARDYLEAEAKKAMEAARALGVEDSLANFEGLTPAMLEALGKDGVKTLEDFATCADWELAGGWTTVNGERVKDDGVLEPFEVSLEEAQDMVMTARVMLGWVDPDELAAEAAADEEELTTEEEA; encoded by the coding sequence ATGGCTTATACATCCGCCAACCAGTTGGAGCTTTTGCAAACCGCAGAGGCCGTGGCCCGCGAAAAGAACATCGAGCCCGGGCTTGTTGTGGAAGCGATGGAAGAATCGCTCGCCCGTGCGGCCAAGTCCCGCTACGGCGCGGAAATGGACATTCGCGTATCCATCGACCGCAAGACTGGCAAGGCGACGTTTACGCGCGTCCGTACAGTGGTCGAGGATGAAGAGCTTGAGAACTATCAGGCTGAGTTCACCGTCGAGCAAGCCAAAGAATATATGGAAAACCCCGAGGTCGGGCAGCAGTTCATCGAAGAAGTGCCACCCGTTGAATTGGGTCGCATTGCTGCACAGTCTGCCAAGCAGGTGATCTTGCAAAAGGTCCGTGAAGCAGAGCGTGACAAGCAGTACGAAGAATTCAAGGATCGCGCTGGCACGATCATCAACGCGCTGGTCAAGCGCGAAGAGTACGGCAATGTCATCGTCGATGTGGGTGCGGGCGAAGCCGTCCTGCGTCGCAATGAAAAGATCGGTCGCGAGGCATACCGCCCCAATGATCGCATCCGTTGCTATATCAAGGAAGTGCGCCGCGAACAGCGTGGCCCGCAAATCTTCCTTAGCCGCACAGCACCTGAATTCATGGCAGAGCTGTTCAAGATGGAAGTGCCAGAGATTTACGAAGGCATCATTGAGATCAAGGCGGTCGCCCGTGACCCCGGTTCGCGCGCGAAGATCGCTGTTATCAGCTATGACAACTCTATCGACCCTGTCGGCGCTTGTGTCGGTATGCGTGGTTCGCGCGTACAGGCCGTTGTGAACGAATTGCAGGGCGAAAAGATCGACATCATTCCGTGGAATGAAGACATGCCGACGTTCCTTGTGAACGCATTGCAGCCTGCCGAAGTTTCCAAGGTTGTTCTGGACGAAGAAGCCGGCAAAATCGAAGTTGTTGTTCCAGAGGAGCAACTGTCGCTGGCCATCGGCCGTCGCGGCCAGAACGTGCGTCTTGCATCGCAACTGACCGGTCTGGATATCGACATCATGACCGAGGAAGAAGAGAGCAAGCGTCGTCAGGCCGAGTTCGAACTGCGTACGAAATTGTTCATGGATACCCTTGATCTGGACGAGTTCTTTGCCCAACTATTGGTCTCAGAAGGGTTCACGAACCTGGAAGAAGTCGCCTACGTTGAACTTGACGAACTGTTGGTCATCGAAGGTGTTGATGATGATACGGCCGCCGAATTGCAGGCCCGTGCGCGTGACTATCTGGAAGCAGAAGCCAAAAAAGCAATGGAAGCGGCCCGTGCGCTTGGCGTCGAAGACAGCCTTGCGAACTTCGAAGGTCTGACACCTGCAATGCTAGAGGCGCTGGGTAAAGATGGCGTGAAAACGCTGGAAGATTTTGCAACCTGTGCTGACTGGGAACTGGCCGGTGGTTGGACAACAGTTAATGGCGAGCGTGTGAAAGATGACGGTGTGTTGGAGCCGTTCGAAGTATCGCTGGAAGAGGCGCAAGACATGGTAATGACCGCCCGCGTGATGCTCGGTTGGGTTGATCCGGATGAACTTGCGGCCGAAGCTGCGGCAGACGAAGAAGAGCTGACCACGGAGGAGGAGGCCTGA
- the rimP gene encoding ribosome maturation factor RimP, with protein MNDLIAKAAIDRRIAEIITPVIEDMGFEVVRVRLMTGKESIMQIMVQRPDGQIEVDECGQVSTAISAVLDVEDPILDVYTLEVSSPGIDRPLTRIKDFDQWEGFEAKVETDELIDGRRRFKGQLAGTEGDEILITIAEGTIGLKFEWLSDAKLVLTDELIRDVLRGRKDAGQIDETQFDEIETIIDGEENT; from the coding sequence ATGAACGATCTGATAGCAAAAGCGGCCATTGACCGCCGCATCGCTGAAATCATTACCCCTGTCATCGAAGACATGGGGTTCGAAGTCGTGCGCGTGCGCCTGATGACCGGCAAGGAAAGCATTATGCAAATCATGGTGCAGCGCCCTGATGGCCAGATCGAGGTTGATGAATGCGGGCAGGTATCCACAGCGATTAGTGCCGTGTTGGATGTCGAAGATCCGATTTTGGATGTCTACACGCTCGAAGTTTCAAGTCCCGGCATTGATCGTCCGCTGACTCGGATCAAGGATTTTGACCAGTGGGAAGGCTTTGAAGCCAAGGTTGAAACAGATGAACTGATTGATGGCCGCCGCCGGTTCAAAGGGCAATTGGCTGGCACTGAGGGTGATGAAATTCTGATCACGATTGCCGAGGGCACGATTGGTTTGAAATTCGAATGGCTGTCAGACGCCAAACTGGTGCTGACAGATGAGTTGATCCGCGACGTGCTGCGCGGACGCAAAGATGCGGGTCAAATTGACGAGACCCAATTTGATGAAATCGAAACCATCATTGATGGCGAGGAGAACACTTAA
- a CDS encoding ABC transporter substrate-binding protein: MQGISRRGLLKTGVAAGVLGLTGMPLRAQTRGGKLTAGLSGANTSDSWDGRTHSDLYMIASAQGAVFDSLTEVGADGLLKGELAESWEASADAKVWTFNLRQGVTFHNGKAFGADDVIESLQMHVAEGAKSAAQPIVAAISEMTKITDHQVQFTLASGNADFPYLMSDYHLLMYPAGQIEEAIAQGIGTGLYQVQSFDPGVRMVATRYPDHYKGDGAGFFDEIEYIAINDNTARMNALMTGQVDAINRIDFKTEALLRANPALRIQEVTGNQQYTFPMLTDVAPFNDVNVRKALKYGINRQEMVDKILLGHGAVGNDTPIGPANQYYHSEMEQLQYDPDQAKFYLQQAGLDSLDIDLSASNAAFEGAVDAAQLFQASASSSGININVVQEPADGYWSNVWLKKAFCACYWSGRATEDWMFSSAYEAGVPWNDSQWDEKDSARFQELLLMARAELDSDTRRNQYFEMQQILRDEGGVLIPMFANYVQAVNNRISSPEVVGNLWQMDNARMAERWSVA; the protein is encoded by the coding sequence ATGCAAGGAATTAGTAGACGCGGTCTATTGAAGACAGGTGTTGCTGCGGGTGTGCTGGGCCTTACGGGGATGCCGCTTCGCGCGCAAACACGTGGCGGCAAATTGACCGCCGGCCTTTCAGGTGCAAACACATCCGATAGCTGGGACGGACGGACACACTCTGACCTATATATGATCGCATCGGCGCAGGGTGCTGTTTTTGACAGCCTGACAGAAGTAGGCGCTGACGGTTTGCTCAAGGGCGAATTGGCGGAAAGCTGGGAAGCCTCTGCTGACGCTAAGGTCTGGACATTCAATCTGCGTCAGGGTGTGACTTTCCACAACGGCAAAGCCTTTGGCGCAGATGACGTCATTGAATCGTTGCAGATGCACGTGGCCGAAGGCGCAAAATCTGCGGCCCAGCCAATTGTTGCCGCGATTAGCGAGATGACAAAGATCACGGATCATCAGGTTCAGTTCACGCTTGCCAGTGGCAACGCGGACTTCCCGTATCTGATGTCAGATTATCACCTTCTGATGTATCCTGCCGGACAGATCGAAGAGGCTATCGCCCAAGGTATCGGTACGGGTCTGTATCAGGTGCAATCGTTCGATCCAGGTGTTCGCATGGTCGCGACACGCTATCCCGATCACTACAAAGGTGACGGCGCCGGTTTCTTTGACGAGATCGAATATATCGCGATCAACGACAACACAGCACGGATGAACGCGCTGATGACGGGTCAGGTTGATGCGATTAACCGGATCGACTTTAAAACTGAAGCGTTGCTGCGTGCGAACCCGGCGTTGCGTATTCAGGAAGTGACAGGCAACCAGCAGTACACCTTCCCGATGCTGACAGATGTGGCGCCATTCAATGACGTGAACGTCCGCAAGGCGCTTAAGTACGGCATCAACCGTCAGGAAATGGTCGATAAGATCCTGCTGGGTCACGGTGCTGTTGGCAATGACACGCCGATCGGTCCTGCAAACCAGTACTACCACAGTGAAATGGAGCAGCTGCAGTACGATCCGGATCAGGCAAAGTTCTACCTGCAGCAAGCGGGTCTCGACAGTCTTGATATTGATCTTTCAGCATCGAACGCGGCCTTTGAAGGTGCGGTTGACGCAGCGCAGCTTTTCCAGGCATCCGCGTCCAGCAGCGGTATCAACATCAATGTGGTCCAAGAGCCTGCGGATGGCTATTGGTCCAATGTGTGGCTGAAAAAGGCATTCTGTGCTTGCTACTGGTCGGGCCGCGCGACCGAAGACTGGATGTTCTCGAGCGCTTATGAGGCTGGTGTGCCTTGGAACGATAGCCAGTGGGACGAAAAAGACAGTGCCCGTTTCCAAGAGCTGTTGCTGATGGCACGTGCCGAGTTGGATAGCGACACACGCCGTAACCAGTACTTCGAGATGCAGCAAATCCTGCGCGACGAAGGTGGTGTTCTGATCCCCATGTTCGCGAACTATGTGCAGGCTGTGAACAATCGCATCTCCTCGCCCGAGGTCGTGGGTAACCTCTGGCAGATGGACAATGCGCGCATGGCCGAGCGTTGGTCTGTGGCGTAA
- a CDS encoding ABC transporter ATP-binding protein, translated as MSEEPLVKMRDVWLEGRSDETWNPIINGIDLTLARGEVLGLIGESGAGKSTLGLAAMGYTRDGVRISKGSVEFDGIDLLKASAAVKRELLGKRIAYVAQSAAASFNPAHKLMDQHVEGPVQHGVMSRAESEADGIELYRKLRLPNPELIGFRYPHQVSGGQLQRCMTAMAMSCRPDLIIFDEPTTALDVTTQIEVLASIRDIVEQFNTAAIYITHDLAVVAQMADRIKVLLKGDEVETADTRTMLSAPTQDYTKSLWAVRSFERPQKPAVQTGSVPVVSVQNIDASYGTVPVLHDVSFDLHEGRTVAVVGESGSGKSTAARCITGLLPPKAGQIMLDGEVLPADYRKRSKDQLRQIQMIYQMADTALNPRMSIGQIIARPVEFYLGLKGKEKRKRVDALLEQIELEPAQYYDRLPSELSGGQKQRIGIARALAAEPKFIICDEVTSALDQLVAEGILRLLARLQDKLSLTYMFITHDLATVRAISDEVVVMKDGRVVEQGPKKDMFKPPHHAYTDLLLSSVPEMDPDWLTNLLAERGVDNIGDAAVDKM; from the coding sequence ATGAGCGAAGAACCACTCGTTAAAATGCGCGATGTCTGGCTTGAGGGCCGCAGTGATGAGACGTGGAATCCGATTATTAACGGAATTGATCTGACGCTGGCACGCGGTGAAGTGCTCGGGCTGATCGGTGAGTCCGGCGCAGGCAAGTCGACCCTTGGCCTTGCTGCAATGGGCTATACCCGCGATGGCGTGCGCATTTCGAAAGGATCCGTCGAATTCGACGGGATCGACCTATTGAAAGCCTCGGCCGCCGTTAAGCGTGAGCTGCTGGGCAAGCGCATTGCCTACGTCGCCCAGTCTGCCGCGGCGAGCTTTAATCCCGCCCATAAATTGATGGACCAGCACGTTGAAGGCCCTGTTCAGCATGGCGTGATGAGCCGCGCTGAAAGCGAAGCGGACGGGATCGAGCTTTATCGTAAGCTGCGGCTGCCGAACCCCGAACTGATCGGGTTCCGCTATCCGCACCAAGTGTCCGGTGGCCAACTTCAGCGCTGTATGACAGCGATGGCCATGTCGTGCCGCCCTGATCTGATTATTTTTGATGAACCTACGACCGCGCTTGATGTGACAACGCAAATCGAAGTGCTGGCCTCGATCCGCGATATTGTAGAGCAGTTCAATACTGCCGCGATCTATATCACGCACGATTTGGCGGTTGTGGCGCAGATGGCCGACCGCATCAAAGTTCTGCTCAAGGGTGATGAGGTGGAAACCGCCGATACACGCACCATGCTTTCTGCACCGACGCAGGACTATACCAAATCGCTCTGGGCGGTGCGCAGCTTTGAGCGCCCCCAGAAACCAGCAGTGCAAACTGGGTCCGTGCCTGTTGTCAGTGTCCAGAATATTGATGCATCCTACGGCACTGTGCCAGTTCTGCATGACGTCAGCTTTGATCTTCACGAAGGTCGCACTGTGGCCGTTGTGGGCGAAAGCGGGTCGGGCAAATCGACCGCCGCGCGCTGTATTACGGGGCTTTTGCCACCCAAAGCAGGGCAGATCATGCTGGACGGCGAAGTGTTGCCAGCCGACTACCGCAAGCGCAGCAAGGATCAGCTACGACAGATCCAGATGATTTATCAGATGGCCGATACCGCACTGAATCCGCGCATGTCGATCGGACAGATCATTGCGCGCCCTGTTGAGTTCTATCTGGGCCTGAAGGGTAAAGAAAAGCGCAAGCGCGTGGATGCCCTGCTGGAACAGATTGAGCTTGAGCCCGCACAGTATTACGACCGCTTGCCGTCAGAGCTTTCTGGCGGTCAAAAACAGCGGATCGGTATCGCGCGTGCGCTGGCGGCAGAGCCTAAGTTTATTATCTGTGATGAGGTCACTTCGGCGCTCGACCAACTGGTCGCCGAAGGCATTCTGCGACTATTGGCGCGTTTGCAGGACAAGCTGTCTTTGACTTATATGTTCATCACTCACGATCTTGCGACAGTGCGGGCGATTTCCGACGAGGTGGTCGTCATGAAGGACGGACGTGTGGTAGAACAGGGACCAAAGAAGGACATGTTCAAGCCACCCCACCACGCCTACACCGATCTTTTGCTGTCCTCGGTCCCCGAAATGGACCCGGATTGGCTCACGAATCTTTTGGCTGAACGCGGAGTTGATAACATCGGCGACGCAGCTGTTGATAAGATGTAA
- a CDS encoding ABC transporter permease: MILWIVIALVSMGAVAWGFRFAGQAATGNAPKFRDMPYGVAYGYVLGAVVLAWLVWAYMQGRSADPAIANKFFFLRVAIEGFIIFAIAAWLFRVLGRSVGTASTKKLFRAMPLTASFGILIILLYAILAIFAGAIAPYGQEQIVPGVAANIIPGGDPALGGNPEFPLGTDQIGRDILSRLIYGAQNTVGIAFATTLLAFLLGGTFGFLAATLGGWLDQLLSRAVDVLMAIPSLIFALLLMTIATVWAPRLGIPLTVFMVVIIAVIDSTRVYRLARAVGQNIVVMDYIEAAKLRGEGLGYLIFKEILPNAMAPLLAEFGLRFCFVFLTIAALSFLGVGIQPPLADWGTMVRDLAGFVNFAQFAPMAATAPLLAAGAIALLTVAVNFVVDWMLQKSSGLKE; this comes from the coding sequence ATGATTTTATGGATCGTCATAGCGTTGGTAAGCATGGGGGCGGTGGCTTGGGGGTTCCGTTTTGCGGGACAGGCCGCGACAGGGAACGCACCGAAATTTCGGGATATGCCTTATGGTGTCGCTTACGGGTATGTTCTGGGGGCCGTGGTTTTGGCGTGGCTGGTTTGGGCCTATATGCAGGGGCGCAGCGCTGATCCCGCCATCGCCAACAAGTTCTTCTTTCTGCGCGTCGCGATCGAGGGCTTTATCATCTTCGCTATCGCTGCATGGCTGTTCCGCGTTCTGGGGCGCTCGGTTGGGACCGCAAGTACCAAAAAACTGTTCCGTGCGATGCCGCTTACCGCGTCATTCGGGATACTGATTATTCTGCTCTATGCAATTCTGGCGATTTTTGCGGGGGCCATTGCACCTTATGGTCAGGAACAAATTGTACCGGGGGTGGCCGCAAACATTATTCCCGGGGGTGATCCAGCACTTGGCGGCAACCCCGAGTTCCCGCTTGGCACCGACCAAATTGGCCGCGATATTCTGAGCCGATTGATTTACGGCGCGCAGAACACCGTCGGGATTGCCTTTGCAACAACATTGCTGGCGTTCCTTTTGGGCGGCACTTTTGGTTTTCTGGCGGCGACGCTTGGTGGGTGGCTGGATCAGCTATTGTCGCGGGCCGTTGACGTGTTGATGGCGATCCCCTCTCTGATTTTCGCGCTGCTTCTGATGACGATTGCGACGGTTTGGGCGCCGCGGTTGGGTATTCCGCTGACAGTCTTCATGGTCGTGATTATCGCGGTGATCGACAGCACGCGGGTGTACCGTTTGGCGCGCGCGGTCGGGCAGAACATTGTTGTGATGGACTATATCGAGGCAGCCAAGCTGCGCGGTGAAGGGTTGGGTTATCTGATCTTCAAGGAAATCCTGCCGAATGCGATGGCGCCATTGCTTGCTGAATTCGGCCTGCGCTTCTGCTTTGTCTTTCTGACGATTGCCGCGCTGTCCTTCCTTGGGGTGGGCATCCAGCCACCCTTGGCTGACTGGGGGACGATGGTGCGCGACTTGGCCGGGTTCGTGAACTTTGCGCAATTTGCGCCGATGGCCGCCACGGCACCATTGCTGGCTGCAGGTGCGATTGCGCTGTTGACCGTTGCGGTGAATTTCGTGGTCGACTGGATGCTGCAAAAATCATCGGGGCTAAAAGAATGA
- a CDS encoding ABC transporter permease has protein sequence MGNVLTIILQRLALGLLTLLIVSIVIFVAVNLLPGDFAESILGQGATPEAVAAIRSDLGLDEPLISRYFQWLGGVMQGDLGTSFAQANFSSFTGTDSGATTVAAQIAPRFGNTMFLAMITAAIAVPFSITLGILAALYRNTVFDRATNIFTLTSISSPEFFLAYILILFLAVLNPIFPSLSNIFEGMPFGERVEKSMLPALTLTLVVTAHMMRMTRAAIINLLASPYIEMARLKGLSPMRVIVRHALPNALAPIINVIALNLAYLITGVVVVEVVFVYPGIGQLFVDAVKNRDIPVVQACCLIFATAFILLNLTADIMSILSNPRLRHPK, from the coding sequence TTGGGCAACGTCCTAACGATTATTCTACAACGTCTCGCGCTCGGCCTTCTCACACTATTGATTGTGTCGATCGTGATCTTCGTCGCGGTGAATTTGCTGCCTGGTGATTTTGCGGAATCCATCCTCGGCCAAGGCGCCACCCCCGAAGCGGTCGCCGCAATCCGGAGCGATCTTGGGCTGGATGAGCCACTAATCTCGCGGTATTTTCAGTGGCTGGGCGGTGTGATGCAGGGCGATCTGGGCACGAGTTTTGCGCAAGCCAACTTTTCAAGCTTCACCGGAACAGATTCGGGTGCCACAACGGTCGCCGCACAGATCGCGCCGCGGTTTGGCAACACGATGTTCCTTGCGATGATCACAGCGGCCATTGCGGTGCCTTTTTCGATCACACTTGGCATCTTGGCGGCGCTATACCGCAACACGGTTTTCGATCGCGCTACCAACATTTTCACGCTGACCTCGATCTCAAGCCCGGAGTTCTTTCTGGCCTATATCCTGATCCTGTTTCTGGCCGTTCTGAACCCGATCTTTCCGTCACTGTCGAATATCTTTGAGGGCATGCCATTTGGCGAGCGGGTCGAGAAATCCATGTTGCCCGCCTTGACGCTGACGCTTGTCGTCACCGCCCACATGATGCGGATGACGCGGGCCGCGATTATCAATTTGCTGGCGTCCCCTTATATTGAAATGGCGCGCCTGAAGGGTCTTTCGCCGATGCGCGTGATCGTCAGGCACGCGCTGCCAAATGCGCTCGCGCCGATTATCAACGTCATTGCGCTGAACCTTGCGTATCTTATTACCGGCGTTGTCGTTGTTGAGGTGGTCTTTGTTTACCCCGGTATTGGCCAGCTATTTGTGGATGCTGTCAAAAACCGTGACATCCCCGTTGTGCAGGCCTGCTGCCTGATCTTTGCGACGGCCTTTATCCTTCTGAACCTGACAGCGGACATTATGTCGATCCTGTCCAACCCCCGTCTGAGGCATCCGAAATGA